From one Treponema denticola genomic stretch:
- a CDS encoding MalY/PatB family protein produces the protein MSINKTRKYDFENTLPRKNIGSAKWELMYQWKPDVSDGIIPLSVADMEFKNPPEITEGLKEYLDRLILGYSTRYADYDNAVINWLKRKHDYSVSAEMILQTPGVVNAFFAAVNAFTEKGDGVIIMRPVYYPFSMAIEMNERELVNCPLLCDKDNYYTIDYEKFESLAKQPKNKLLIFCSPHNPVGRVWKKEELKKLAEIALENNVIVFSDEIWNDIIMPGYRHTLMASISKEIGANTITATAPSKTFNVAGLATSNIIVENETLRKKYDEMLQRMRSSSVNALGFKACEIAYTQCDKWLEELLQVLDTNQKLVKNYFDSNFPMLKSRFIEGTYLQWIDFRALGMDNQTLENFMHNEAQFFTDEGYVFGSEGDGFERINVGCPTKILQQHLEMLGDVLKKKLL, from the coding sequence ATGTCAATCAATAAAACAAGAAAGTATGATTTTGAAAATACGCTTCCGCGAAAAAACATCGGTTCTGCTAAGTGGGAGCTTATGTACCAATGGAAACCCGATGTTTCGGACGGCATAATTCCGCTTTCCGTCGCCGATATGGAATTTAAAAACCCGCCGGAAATAACTGAAGGCCTAAAAGAATACCTCGACAGGCTGATTTTGGGCTATTCTACGCGGTATGCCGATTATGACAACGCTGTAATAAATTGGCTTAAACGCAAACATGATTACTCCGTAAGTGCCGAAATGATTCTTCAGACGCCCGGTGTTGTAAATGCTTTTTTTGCTGCAGTAAATGCCTTTACCGAAAAAGGAGACGGCGTAATAATTATGAGGCCGGTATATTATCCCTTTTCTATGGCAATCGAAATGAATGAGCGGGAGCTTGTAAATTGCCCTCTTCTATGCGATAAGGACAACTATTATACAATCGATTATGAGAAATTTGAAAGCCTTGCAAAGCAGCCTAAAAATAAACTTTTAATTTTCTGCTCGCCTCATAATCCGGTCGGCCGCGTATGGAAAAAAGAGGAATTAAAAAAACTTGCCGAAATAGCCTTAGAAAATAATGTTATAGTTTTTTCCGATGAAATATGGAACGATATTATAATGCCCGGCTATAGACACACTCTTATGGCAAGTATTTCAAAAGAAATAGGTGCAAATACTATAACTGCGACTGCTCCTTCAAAAACATTTAATGTTGCAGGTCTTGCTACATCAAATATAATTGTAGAAAATGAGACTTTGAGAAAAAAATACGACGAAATGCTTCAGAGGATGAGATCTTCAAGCGTAAATGCTCTCGGGTTTAAAGCCTGCGAAATAGCTTATACCCAATGTGATAAATGGCTTGAGGAACTTCTTCAAGTTCTTGATACTAATCAAAAGCTGGTTAAAAACTATTTTGATTCCAATTTTCCCATGCTTAAAAGCCGATTTATCGAAGGTACTTATCTTCAATGGATTGATTTTAGAGCCCTCGGGATGGATAATCAAACTTTGGAAAATTTTATGCACAATGAAGCCCAATTTTTTACGGATGAAGGTTATGTTTTCGGCTCTGAAGGCGACGGTTTTGAAAGAATCAATGTCGGCTGTCCTACTAAAATTTTACAGCAGCATTTGGAGATGCTCGGTGATGTATTAAAGAAAAAATTGTTATAA
- a CDS encoding DUF308 domain-containing protein, protein MSEKKLSYSMIFLAIAVMSTVLGLVCIFNPDSITRIIVTIVGISLIVYGLVEIYQFLSIKMNTFLVLGIILIGLGLFCLVNPSAVLGLIGLVLGLFLVCLGAVEVKKSFDLKRYGVKLWWLWLIFAGIVCLIGLSGLFNPASISGLFASLIGFGFLINGISSIWLFFVLKKRI, encoded by the coding sequence ATGTCTGAAAAAAAATTATCTTATTCTATGATTTTTTTGGCTATTGCCGTGATGTCTACAGTTTTAGGGCTTGTATGCATTTTTAACCCTGACAGTATAACAAGAATTATTGTGACTATTGTCGGTATTTCGTTAATCGTTTACGGACTTGTTGAAATTTATCAGTTTCTTTCGATTAAAATGAATACCTTTTTGGTATTGGGTATCATTCTTATAGGGCTGGGGCTTTTTTGTCTGGTAAATCCAAGCGCCGTTCTCGGTCTTATCGGGCTCGTCCTCGGTCTCTTTTTGGTCTGCCTTGGGGCCGTTGAGGTCAAAAAGTCATTCGATTTAAAAAGATATGGTGTGAAGCTGTGGTGGCTTTGGCTGATTTTTGCCGGAATTGTATGCTTAATAGGGCTTTCGGGGCTTTTTAATCCTGCAAGCATTTCAGGCCTCTTTGCAAGTTTGATAGGTTTCGGCTTTTTGATAAACGGAATAAGCAGCATTTGGCTCTTCTTTGTGTTGAAGAAAAGGATCTGA
- the purF gene encoding amidophosphoribosyltransferase, translating to MSKDDIFKSTLGEECGIAAVWDSNSYKAENPERLPFRLDDAARSVFYALFSLQHRGQEAAGIAVSNGKHIRVFKKPGLVSNIFTEHDISNLQGYAAIGHTRYSTTGSSSFGNIQPFYIETMHGPIALAHNGNLVNAPHLRKKLLERGVGLSSTSDTEVMIMMLAAAKGDSWAERIASCMREWEGAFSIAVLTVEGIYIARDPWGFRPLCSGSFQEGVSVAASESCALLTLGCKDLTEVKAGEILKLVDNGAELCMRIPPKEPLSPCIFEYVYFARPDSVWNNASVHVSRVNFGKELAKSSPVEADIVIAIPDSSRSAAIGYSQESGIPYDEGFSKNRYIGRTFIQPTQKLRDQGVAMKFNVLSEAVEGKRIVVVDDSIVRGSTMGPLIKMLRGAGAKEVHIRISSPPVRYSCFMGVDMGDPENLIAHKKSVEEIREHIGADSLVYLSQESMLKAMKDAGANTHFCCACFDGKYPVDVSAAADKNSFE from the coding sequence ATGAGCAAGGATGATATTTTTAAATCGACTTTAGGGGAAGAATGCGGAATTGCAGCTGTCTGGGATTCGAACTCCTATAAGGCAGAAAATCCGGAAAGGCTGCCTTTCAGGCTGGATGACGCTGCCCGCTCGGTTTTTTATGCTCTTTTTTCTCTTCAACACAGGGGGCAAGAAGCTGCCGGAATAGCTGTTTCAAACGGAAAGCACATCCGAGTCTTCAAAAAGCCGGGACTTGTTTCCAACATTTTTACCGAACACGATATATCGAACCTTCAAGGTTATGCTGCCATAGGCCACACCCGCTACTCAACTACAGGTTCTTCTTCTTTTGGAAATATTCAGCCCTTTTATATAGAAACAATGCACGGGCCTATAGCCCTTGCTCATAACGGAAATCTTGTAAACGCCCCGCATTTAAGGAAAAAACTTTTGGAAAGAGGGGTAGGGCTTTCTTCTACCTCCGATACCGAAGTTATGATTATGATGCTTGCCGCTGCCAAGGGCGATTCTTGGGCGGAGCGTATAGCTTCATGTATGCGAGAATGGGAAGGAGCTTTTTCGATTGCCGTTTTAACGGTTGAAGGTATTTACATAGCCAGAGACCCTTGGGGCTTCAGGCCTCTTTGTTCCGGAAGTTTTCAGGAAGGGGTATCGGTTGCGGCAAGCGAATCTTGTGCTCTTTTAACACTGGGGTGTAAAGACCTTACTGAGGTAAAAGCCGGTGAAATTCTAAAGCTTGTCGATAACGGAGCCGAGCTTTGTATGCGCATTCCGCCTAAGGAGCCTCTTTCCCCATGTATTTTTGAGTATGTCTATTTTGCCCGCCCCGACTCGGTTTGGAATAATGCCTCGGTTCATGTATCCCGTGTAAATTTCGGCAAGGAGCTTGCAAAAAGCTCCCCCGTTGAGGCCGACATAGTTATAGCCATTCCCGACTCGTCCCGTTCGGCAGCTATAGGCTACTCCCAAGAATCGGGCATTCCCTATGATGAGGGCTTTTCAAAAAACCGCTACATAGGACGCACCTTTATTCAGCCTACCCAAAAATTGCGTGACCAAGGCGTTGCGATGAAGTTCAATGTTCTTTCCGAAGCTGTCGAAGGAAAACGCATCGTAGTGGTCGATGACAGTATTGTCCGCGGAAGCACCATGGGGCCCTTAATCAAAATGCTTAGGGGCGCGGGTGCAAAAGAAGTACACATCAGAATATCTTCTCCTCCGGTACGATACTCCTGCTTTATGGGTGTAGATATGGGAGACCCCGAAAACCTTATCGCCCACAAAAAATCGGTTGAAGAAATCAGGGAACACATCGGTGCAGACTCCTTAGTTTATCTATCCCAAGAAAGTATGCTCAAGGCGATGAAAGATGCCGGAGCAAACACTCACTTTTGCTGTGCCTGCTTTGACGGTAAATACCCCGTCGATGTCAGCGCCGCCGCCGATAAAAACAGCTTTGAGTAG
- a CDS encoding TldD/PmbA family protein, with protein sequence MIYTSESLLEAAKNAVPKAELVTLRIHRTRDTFFAAQDGAFESSGYSADQGFMVEVLYKGHIAYGATQNMTPQGAAEAACQAFNAAKTASAFKIADFDKKVRPDTELKYETLRGKKTRPSKTEIFDYLFEICNILKVSDEVIDTHAYVNLGEEVIELLSSGGAKILQDFYTIGSSFGAAARRGDIIQRRTYNGAGARTFQGGYEFLNFAKSKVEAKRVGNEVIELLGADSCPSDRRTLVLMPDQMLLQIHESVGHPLEIDRILGDERNFAGGSFIKPEDIGSFQYGSRLMNICYDPTIPYQLATFAADQTGAQAKKTFIIKDGILVCALGSLESAGRLYAGKPVPQDKMVANQRATSWNRPPIDRMANLNLEPGTSSFDQIISSIEKGIIMTSNRSWSIDDYRNKFQFGCEYGQLIENGKITKTVRDPNYRGVSQNFWRNLCAVGDKSTFHVYGTPNCGKGEPNQVISVGHASPVCAFSDVEVFGGGK encoded by the coding sequence ATGATTTATACATCGGAAAGTCTGCTTGAAGCTGCAAAAAACGCCGTTCCTAAGGCGGAGCTTGTAACTTTACGCATTCACCGCACAAGGGATACTTTCTTTGCGGCTCAGGATGGAGCTTTTGAATCTTCCGGTTATTCGGCTGATCAGGGTTTTATGGTTGAAGTCTTGTATAAGGGGCATATTGCTTATGGGGCAACTCAAAACATGACGCCTCAAGGAGCTGCTGAAGCTGCCTGTCAAGCCTTTAATGCCGCTAAAACCGCTTCAGCCTTTAAAATTGCCGATTTTGACAAGAAGGTCAGACCGGATACGGAATTAAAATACGAGACTCTTAGGGGTAAAAAGACCCGCCCTTCCAAAACGGAAATTTTCGATTATCTTTTTGAGATATGCAATATTTTAAAAGTCTCTGATGAGGTTATTGATACTCATGCTTATGTAAATTTAGGCGAAGAAGTAATAGAGCTTTTAAGTTCAGGCGGGGCAAAAATATTACAAGATTTTTACACAATAGGTTCAAGTTTCGGTGCCGCTGCCCGCCGAGGGGACATAATTCAAAGACGGACTTATAACGGCGCAGGAGCCCGCACCTTTCAGGGAGGCTATGAGTTTTTAAACTTTGCCAAATCCAAGGTAGAAGCCAAAAGAGTTGGGAATGAAGTAATAGAGCTCTTGGGAGCCGACTCCTGTCCTTCCGATAGGCGTACCCTCGTTCTTATGCCCGACCAAATGCTTTTACAAATTCACGAAAGTGTCGGCCATCCCTTGGAAATTGACCGCATTTTAGGTGATGAAAGAAACTTTGCAGGCGGCAGTTTTATAAAGCCTGAAGATATAGGAAGCTTCCAATACGGCTCACGCCTTATGAATATCTGCTACGATCCTACGATTCCATATCAGCTTGCCACCTTTGCCGCCGACCAGACGGGGGCTCAGGCAAAGAAAACCTTTATAATCAAGGACGGAATTTTAGTCTGTGCCTTGGGAAGCCTCGAAAGTGCAGGCCGCCTCTATGCAGGCAAACCCGTTCCTCAGGACAAGATGGTCGCAAACCAAAGAGCAACCTCGTGGAATCGGCCGCCGATAGACAGAATGGCAAACCTAAACCTTGAACCGGGAACCAGCAGCTTTGATCAAATAATTTCTTCAATCGAAAAAGGAATTATTATGACATCTAACCGCTCATGGTCGATAGACGATTACCGCAATAAATTTCAATTCGGATGCGAATACGGCCAATTAATCGAAAACGGAAAAATTACCAAAACCGTACGCGACCCGAACTACCGAGGCGTATCTCAAAACTTTTGGCGAAACCTCTGTGCCGTAGGCGACAAATCCACCTTCCATGTTTACGGAACGCCTAACTGCGGTAAGGGAGAACCGAATCAGGTTATCAGTGTAGGACACGCAAGTCCTGTATGCGCATTTTCTGATGTAGAAGTTTTTGGAGGCGGAAAATGA
- a CDS encoding TldD/PmbA family protein, whose product MKMSFKEYFESIADFMLSELLEGEKISISFSGEKSYFMRFSKAKVRQNGMVDQGYFSCTFWKKNRTHDFRFGIQMSMEKDKRMAAEALQEARDSIMLLPEDKYQSIPEASQTSSAIYTGKLLPEDKIPETILSPVKDLDFAGLYSQGVICKGVITSAGASHWFQTETFVLDYSVWLENGRGIKSLYSGTEWSDAQYKLKIEQARKGLEVLHTPQKKLAPGKYKAFISADALLDVTDFFSWNGFSERSMQQGSSAYLALKEGREHFSDKFNLTQDFSLGLEPAFNSNGELAPEKLSIIEKGKLKNTLVSLRTETQYGVKSNGAPLSESMRSIVIGTGNLNEADAVKELGTGIYISNFNYLNWSDTSSARVTGMTRFACLWVEDGKIVAPIADMRWDESLYNMFGENLLAVTKESRIFANTGTYGSRSTGGASLPGILVKDFNCTL is encoded by the coding sequence ATGAAAATGAGTTTTAAAGAATATTTTGAATCGATTGCCGATTTTATGCTTTCGGAACTGCTTGAGGGAGAAAAAATTTCGATTTCTTTTTCGGGCGAAAAGAGCTATTTTATGCGCTTTAGCAAGGCTAAGGTACGCCAAAACGGAATGGTTGATCAGGGCTATTTTTCTTGTACTTTTTGGAAAAAAAACCGCACCCATGATTTTCGTTTCGGTATTCAGATGAGTATGGAAAAGGATAAGAGGATGGCTGCAGAGGCTCTTCAAGAAGCTAGAGACTCTATAATGCTTCTGCCCGAAGACAAGTATCAGTCAATTCCGGAAGCCTCGCAAACCTCTTCGGCAATATACACGGGAAAACTTTTACCCGAAGATAAGATACCCGAAACTATTTTATCCCCCGTTAAAGACCTTGACTTTGCAGGCCTTTATTCTCAGGGCGTTATTTGTAAGGGAGTTATAACTTCAGCAGGGGCGAGCCATTGGTTTCAAACCGAAACCTTTGTTTTGGATTATTCGGTCTGGCTCGAAAACGGCCGCGGTATAAAATCTCTTTATTCGGGAACGGAATGGAGTGATGCTCAATATAAGCTGAAGATAGAGCAAGCTCGAAAGGGCTTGGAGGTTTTACACACGCCTCAAAAAAAATTAGCTCCCGGAAAATACAAGGCATTTATAAGTGCCGATGCCCTTCTTGATGTGACGGACTTTTTTTCGTGGAACGGTTTTAGCGAAAGGAGTATGCAGCAAGGCTCCAGTGCCTACCTTGCCTTAAAAGAGGGAAGGGAGCATTTTTCAGATAAGTTTAATTTGACTCAGGATTTTTCGCTTGGGCTTGAGCCTGCTTTTAACTCAAACGGAGAGTTGGCCCCCGAAAAATTAAGCATAATCGAAAAGGGTAAGCTTAAAAATACCTTGGTCAGTTTAAGAACCGAAACCCAGTACGGGGTAAAATCCAATGGTGCTCCTTTGAGCGAAAGTATGCGTTCAATAGTTATAGGAACGGGAAACTTAAACGAAGCTGATGCCGTAAAAGAGCTGGGTACGGGTATTTATATTTCAAACTTTAACTACCTGAACTGGAGCGATACCTCATCGGCCCGCGTTACGGGAATGACCCGCTTTGCCTGCCTTTGGGTAGAAGACGGAAAAATCGTTGCCCCCATTGCCGATATGCGTTGGGACGAATCCTTGTACAATATGTTCGGGGAAAACCTTTTGGCCGTAACAAAGGAAAGCCGCATCTTTGCAAACACCGGCACCTACGGCAGCAGAAGCACCGGAGGAGCTTCGCTTCCCGGCATCTTGGTAAAGGATTTTAACTGCACGCTCTAA